The Stappia sp. genome window below encodes:
- a CDS encoding L-serine ammonia-lyase encodes MFISVFDIFKIGVGPSSSHTMGPMVAAGRFLDRLRDRELSPARFAVSLHGSLAFTGKGHASDRAICLGLAGHAPATLDPDCVEDEMARLARDKTVTVAGLGRVAFDPDTDLVFDYGPPLPGHANGMIFTARDARGTVLFEDTLYSIGGGFVVTAAELDAQDDLMPASGDAEVPYPFATAKEMLAMGAASGLTIADMKRANEDARAGTGGAGADLDERLDAIWSAMDACLQRGLTRDGELPGGLKVRRRARQIHDKLTGEAGKNRPFQHTVMDWLGVYAMAVNEENAAGGRLVTAPTNGAAGVVPAVMRYYLDHCPDGCREGMRTFLLVAAAIGGIIKANASISGAEVGCQGEVGSASAMAAAGLCAALGGTNEQVENAAEIALEHHLGMTCDPIGGLVQVPCIERNALGAVKAVTAASLALRGDGTHFVPLDSCIETMRQTGLDMTDKYKETSQGGLAVNVVEC; translated from the coding sequence GTGTTCATTTCCGTGTTCGACATCTTCAAGATCGGGGTCGGTCCGTCCTCGTCGCACACGATGGGACCGATGGTGGCGGCCGGCCGGTTTCTGGACAGGCTGCGCGACCGGGAGCTCAGCCCCGCGCGCTTCGCCGTTTCGCTGCACGGCTCGCTGGCCTTCACCGGCAAGGGGCATGCGAGCGACCGCGCGATCTGCCTCGGGCTCGCCGGCCACGCCCCCGCGACCCTCGATCCCGATTGCGTCGAGGACGAAATGGCCCGGCTCGCCCGCGACAAGACCGTGACCGTCGCCGGCCTCGGCCGGGTCGCCTTCGATCCCGACACGGATCTCGTCTTCGACTACGGACCGCCCCTGCCCGGCCATGCCAATGGCATGATCTTCACCGCGCGGGACGCGCGCGGCACCGTTCTCTTCGAGGACACGCTCTATTCGATCGGCGGCGGCTTCGTGGTCACGGCCGCCGAACTCGACGCGCAGGACGACCTGATGCCGGCGAGTGGCGACGCGGAGGTGCCCTATCCTTTCGCCACGGCGAAGGAGATGCTGGCGATGGGCGCGGCGAGCGGCCTGACGATCGCCGACATGAAGCGGGCGAACGAGGACGCGCGCGCCGGGACCGGCGGGGCGGGGGCCGATCTGGACGAGCGGCTCGACGCGATCTGGTCGGCGATGGATGCCTGCCTGCAGCGCGGGTTGACCCGCGACGGCGAATTGCCGGGCGGGCTCAAGGTCAGGCGCCGCGCGCGCCAGATCCACGACAAGCTCACCGGGGAAGCCGGCAAGAACCGGCCTTTCCAGCACACGGTGATGGACTGGCTCGGCGTCTATGCCATGGCGGTGAACGAGGAGAACGCGGCCGGCGGCCGGCTCGTCACCGCGCCCACCAACGGCGCGGCCGGCGTGGTGCCGGCGGTGATGCGCTATTATCTCGACCATTGCCCGGACGGCTGCCGGGAGGGCATGCGCACGTTTTTGCTGGTGGCGGCCGCCATCGGCGGCATCATCAAGGCGAACGCCTCGATTTCGGGCGCGGAAGTCGGCTGCCAGGGCGAGGTCGGCTCGGCCTCGGCGATGGCGGCGGCGGGCCTGTGCGCCGCGCTCGGCGGCACCAACGAGCAGGTGGAGAACGCCGCCGAGATCGCGCTCGAGCACCATCTCGGCATGACCTGCGATCCGATCGGCGGGCTCGTGCAGGTGCCCTGCATCGAGCGCAACGCGCTCGGCGCGGTGAAGGCCGTGACCGCCGCCTCGCTGGCGCTGCGCGGCGACGGCACCCATTTCGTGCCGCTCGACAGCTGCATCGAGACCATGCGCCAGACCGGGCTCGACATGACCGACAAATACAAGGAGACCTCGCAGGGCGGTCTCGCGGTCAATGTCGTCGAATGCTGA
- a CDS encoding GntR family transcriptional regulator: MAKIDEAYHRLKADILAARLAPDTPLAVSMLTRRTGLGWTPLREALSRLEAEGLVVSSPNRGYRVAPVSFDSLRDLQVARQTVEDALLVRSVETGDTDWEGRLVAAHHALSRAPVPRPDRATEDLVLWETRHDAFHAALLSAGDSATLTRFHGQISDQLRRHHRHMLVDPALQSAMDATARTTFDRLLSRMLGLAHHTRLMDAALARDLEGARALLREHIGFSSAVYAFLRELGAGEATAAAPARR; the protein is encoded by the coding sequence ATGGCGAAGATCGACGAAGCCTATCACCGGCTGAAGGCCGACATTCTGGCGGCACGGCTTGCGCCGGACACGCCGCTCGCCGTTTCCATGCTGACCCGGCGCACGGGGCTCGGGTGGACCCCGCTGCGCGAGGCCTTGTCGCGACTGGAGGCGGAAGGGCTCGTCGTGTCGTCGCCCAACAGGGGCTACCGGGTGGCGCCCGTGTCCTTCGACAGCCTGCGCGATCTGCAGGTGGCGCGGCAAACGGTGGAGGATGCGCTGCTGGTCCGCTCGGTGGAGACCGGCGACACGGACTGGGAGGGCCGGCTCGTCGCGGCCCATCACGCGCTGTCGCGCGCGCCCGTGCCCCGACCCGACCGGGCGACGGAGGATCTGGTGCTGTGGGAGACCCGCCACGACGCCTTTCACGCCGCGCTGCTGTCGGCCGGCGACAGCGCCACCCTCACCCGCTTTCATGGGCAGATCAGCGATCAGCTGCGCCGCCATCACCGGCACATGCTGGTCGATCCCGCGCTGCAGAGCGCCATGGACGCGACGGCGCGCACCACCTTCGACCGCCTGCTGTCGCGCATGCTGGGGCTCGCCCATCACACGCGGCTGATGGACGCCGCGCTCGCCCGCGATCTGGAGGGCGCGCGAGCGCTCTTGCGCGAGCACATCGGCTTCTCCAGCGCGGTCTATGCGTTCCTGCGCGAGCTGGGTGCCGGCGAGGCCACCGCGGCTGCCCCGGCGCGGCGCTGA